In the genome of Populus trichocarpa isolate Nisqually-1 chromosome 10, P.trichocarpa_v4.1, whole genome shotgun sequence, the window TGAGAGAGATTGGTTTGATGGTTctaagcatagttattaaaatccatgtaaatatagattatacatattatgaagtttaaaagaatattttaaaaagttttttatcctacattaaaaagatattatgttaagcttttaagttaaagtatttaaactaaaaaagttttttatcccacattgaaaaaatataatttttttcttgaaaacatagagtatatatactaatgagtttcaaatcccacattgaaaaaacataacttttttcatgggaacatagagtatatatatatatgaaagggtttcaaatcccacattgaaaagataatatattatccttttaagttgaagtatttaaaccaaaaggttttttatcccacattgaaaaaacatgatttttttcttgggaacatagagtatatatactaatgggtttcaaatcccacattgaaaaaacatggtttttttcatgggaacatagagtatatatatgaaagggcttcaaatcccacattgaaaagataccatgttatccttttaagttgaaatatttaaactaagaggtttttatcccacattgaaaaaacatgatttctttcatgggaacatagagtatatatactaatgggtttcaaatcccacatttgaaaaaaaaaaaaaaaatcgggtctcgtccgggttcgcccgggtcacccgggttccgggtcgacccgccgggtcgcccgggtttgaCCAGGCcgttgccacagccggtcttttattaaacccggaccggtccagccaccaggtcgacccgccgggccaggccgggtttaataacagtggTTCTAAGTGGTTGAAAATTGTGTGTATAGGTTAAGGTTGTATATTTgcaatattttatgatttttattattattattattttgacatacaaaaataatagaaataatgaaatagttaaaattattgaaaaagaatattttttttattttttttcaaaatataaaaaaaaattaatagtaaaaaataaggttacaacaaaaaatattgaatgaaggatagatttaaattttattgagaatGTAGATGTAAATAACTTGAAATgttttaaatatagaaaaaattttaCTAAAATTCTAGTAGAAATTTTAGTAGATCACaagttaatattgaaaaactaaCATTATGTTAAATGAAATGTGTTTattgtaaaagaagaagaagaagaagaatttacTCTGTTTTCTTGAGTTTAAGGCTAAATATAGCTTTATAATCATTAAGATTGAGGGGTGTTACACCTAGCATGCTGGCCACCTagaccatttttttattttttaatattggttttttattgattttttttatctttttattttctattcataactcgggttgacctgagtcaatttaatttgtcatcgttttaattttttttaaaagatatattcttaatttttctttttaagtctaccattttttattggttatttagGTTACATTTAGACCAGCTTGTCTTGTCTTTTGTTAatcatttgttttgttctttgtttttttttttttttttttactttgggaTCGTCAAGTCAATAAAATCACATTAAGGTAACTTCAAtacgatttaatttgaaacttgaatGAGGCAAAGAGTAGAATCATATCAtgtctaattaaaaaaaaattatttaattttacaatttatttttaatactactAATAATAAACAttgtagttttatttaaataatatagttttatttaaataatattttatttgagtaaAGCTAAACGATTTTGTTAGACATTTTAAATACTATGAATAAGacaattataattgttattactGTCATAAAAGTACTAGTAAATTTAATCAATGAGAAAAATTAAGCAATATTgtctaaatatatttaatttaaattattatataagtaATAGATTAATTGTTGGTTTGCACTTATAAAACTAATAAGATATGAATAtcagagaaaatatataaatagaaagatatttgatgtatgtttttttatatttgtctcaATTAAAAGGactttgtaatttaaaattgaagttgGAAGTTAACTTGTTTGAACTTTAAAGTTCTAAGTTAACTGGTTTGAACTCTAGATTTAGTTTTAGATATACTCAagtaatttcaaatttatattatagAGTTATACGAGTATCAATATGATCAAATCCACTCCAAACAAACAGTAGTTCAACTAAAGAagcaaccaaatattaaaacaatttgaatgtAAAGTAAACTCAATAACTTAGAAAATGAATACTTACATTCATAGAGTGATGCCTACTCTCATTACATCCACTTATATGAACAAAATCAGATCtaaatttgaccttaaaatgtTTGCTAACTAGTTGTACGAGTTTGGACATATATCTCAAATTATACATCGGGTCGAAATGAAGCACAAAACATCAACTatctgatattttttcaaagctTTTAGGTAAGGATCACATTTGTGAAATAACAAGGACCTTAGGCTTTAATCATGCTAATGatatttaaggttttatttttgcGTGTATATATTACTGAAAATAAGTTGGACATGTTTAAGTGATAAGATGTATActcttttaacatgaaaaatctaTGTTGTTGCAAAATTCACTAACAATATAGACCTGGGACGAACAAATCAATTGGTTCGTTATACCGGTTCAACTGATTGATCGGTTGAAACAGAGAAACAGAGCACCGCTACTGTGtgaacattaaattttttagatttgagttGGGTTTGTCTACAAGTTGGACAAAAAGGTGTATATAGACTCAAAAAACATGTTCGATAGAGAAACTAAACAAATCTTGAGGTTTGTGTGAAACGCTAAAGGAATGTGGAATCAAGGAGCAAATAGGTTAATGTCCTTACATCATACCAAGGTGATAGTTTTCAAAGATTTCTTAGTTGTTTTGCAAAAAGGTCAATAGCCATTGAAAGAGGATTAGGAATTGATTTTCATGCTTTCAGCATTAATGGAATATATGCATCCATAGGTTggagtagtttatttttttaaagaaacctAACTACCCTAAGCTtattagaatgtttttttaataaatatgaggATTAATGTTGAGTCTAGGATTGTAAGTAGTCTGCAAGATAAACATATTGAATTCGATTGTCAAATACTTACGGATATTTTAGGAATTTCAAATGAAGGTCCTAGGGtttttgaaatcaagataattCCTACAATTTAAGGGTTTATATATGATGAAACAATGATTTTGCATACTGATAGGAATGATTTTGCTCATAGAGCAAAGATTAAAAGCCAAGACCTGCTTTTTTGGCCTAGATTATTGCATATGATCATAACACATAATATTCTGCCTAAAAAGAGACATTATGATGAGGACACATTCATGGGTATGTGCTTGATTTATTGTATGATTTGAAATAGGCCTATTAATCTTCCATATATTATTATTCGCAATATAATCATGGCTTATGATCAGAAGCAAAAGTCTATTCTCTATGGTTAAGTCTTGACATGCATATTTGAGcattatgatattttgttaacAGGTACAAATAGGAAATTATATTCGCaacaatacaaataaataatagaacTCTGACCAAAATGAAATTTGTATTGAATGAGGATGATGCATGAGTTTCTAGGATTCAAATAGGCATACATGTTGAGGATGATGAACAACATGGCAGTAGCAGTGATGAATTTGAAGTCATGTTTAAGACACCACCAACTCCTTCCTCACATGAACATGATGGCTACTTGGATATTTAAGGTGGAAGATCAACTACAGCATATTGAGACCGAGGTGTAACATATGCGAGGGGATGTGCGCTATCTACGTGACATTCAAACTTGTATTATTGATGAcctatcaaagaaaaaacaacaacatgatGGCTAATATGTTCTCTCGCTATCCACCATTATAGATCTCTTATACCAGCCATATATTGTTTCTTATGCTTCTAtggttttactttttaatttgtaatgaatattgtACTTTTGGAAATTATGCAATGTATGCTTTCATTCCTTTCTGTAATTTACATTATCTTATTTGTTTATCTATTTACctctttattatatatatttttgttgatgacaAAAAGGGAGAGAAATATGATAGATAACATAAAAACGGGAAAAATGTAATAAATAACATACGCATATATTTAGGGGGGAATTTTGTTTTCCTAAAATGCATgtcattttttaacatgaaattgTTGTAGAATCACTTAGATCATGTTACTATGATTAAAGTTTCCTATGTATTGCATTGCAAGAGATAgggaaagatatttttttcatatctaaGTTATCTATTAAttgttatcttaaaaaaaacagagagagagagaaattgttGACCCGTGGAtgacatattaatatttttatatattttgatgataaaaataattgaaaaatgaacTAATAATATGCttgattgaaaataagtttaaacAGGTTTATATGAAAATCACATCAACAAGCATGCAGAATTGaatgaagaaatcaatcaaTAAGTCCAAGATGCAAAGCAAGTaaagacttattttttttaagtattcattttagtgctaaatgtataaaaaaattttgcttgatagcacaattaaaatgaaatcaCACATTTTACATTGCATGCATTACATGATTGATACatgatttgataaaatctaGATTAGTCTGTTCAAGTTTCACCAGGTTTAATACTGTTAAAATTGGTATTCTGCATGAACCAGTCAACCATTTAGTTATACTAAGTGAACTGGTCGACCACTTGTTCATCAAGGATGAATACCTGGAAATCTACAGGAACTAGTCGATTGATCGTCCTAACTAATATAAACTGGTCGACCATTTTATCTGTCAGAAGAACAATAACGACTATaaaacaactatatatatatatatatatatatatatatatgattacaTAAAGAATCAAACCATATATCATATACATgttatcttaaaagaaaaaacacttcaaaatcaTTAATCCCTAATTATACTCATATTAGTGCATTAAAACCTTTATAATCTTgcacaaaattatacattctcATTCTCACAACACTTGAACACTTTCCAATCCATTAAGTGCTATCTTGTGAGATATAGAGATATTAGaacttttaattgtattatcTACTCTTTATGAGAGTGTTGTTACATTTCAAACATTTATAATCCTTCAAAAATTTAAGTGAAAAACTCTATGTCATTATCACTAAGGTGAAGAATTTTAAAGAGAGTATTTCTTCCAATGATGAAAAAGATCTTGGTGAGAATTCATCAAGGACATTGTAATCTTTGGCTTTGATTAGTAAAGAATACAATACTCAAGATCGATTTAGTACTTGAGATGTGGATGTAAGCTTGTTAAACCACATTAAAAACTGAGTTTGCAATTTCCATTCCTATACTCTTTACTTTAAGCACTTTAATTACATTATACTGTTagttaattgtgtttaattgattcaattacaatatttgttattattagtgaAATACCTAATTCACATCCCTTAgatgttattattgttttaatactAAACCAAcaaatttttcactttttaaatttttttaacacatttttatgttcatattaattaaatgtaatggcttcactaaaaattattaaattagttaattTCAATACCTAATCTTACAAAGTACATGTGTGTTTGTGTAAATTatccatttaatttataacaaagaaattgaagaaacctaataaaaatgagcaattatattttaaaagtacattagttttttttatttttatcatcatgaCTAAAATATCCATTACCATAAACTGTTAAATAACGTTCTCAGGTATTTTTCTTAAGAGCATGaaagtttattaattaattaagatattacttaatcaataaatcaataatttattaatgtatacattattaataaaaaaaattatcaaggtattctttatttttctcaaaaaaataaacatattatatatatattgtgattatatgaatattatctaattattgATTACAAATTATCATTATTCTatagttcttttcaaaaattatattttttaaaaataaaaattaagtatctTTTGAACTactaaagaaaaatcaaggtgattttaaagttattaaatgataaacaaattattaaaaacatgatgaaaaatgacagaaaataaagttgaagatgatagttttatatcaaaaaaaagaTGCTCTCAAAGCAAGAATCACGttacattgttttcttttttttttttttttttttttttgcaatataaGAACTTTAGCAATATAAGAACACCAAACCATAGCTTAGAGGAAttattaaagttatattttccAAAGACCTCTTTCAATCAtggatttatataattttaatacatataaatattattaatttatatatcaaataaaatctacatgtttttttaatattattttataaatttaccaTATTAGTCTCAAGactggtaaaaatattatttaatcaagGTTATTATccctttttaatctttttcttttatcctttttccATTTTGAATTACACTGCCAAACATCTTAATTATGATAGTGAATAATTAAAGTAAGCCTTAACCagtaaaatcaagaaacattaTGCAATTAACCTTGTATAATTAATCACGAGGAataactcaactggtcagattTTGAGTTTGCTCTAATGGTCACAAGTTCAAGTCCTCTCAGGACCACTAGAGGCTTaaatagtcgttaacttcaggacccgtgaaattagttaaggtacacgcaagctgacccgaacactcgcattaataataataataaaaaaaaaagatacattaTGCAATGAACGACAATACTATTGAGCTTATAGCGAGCATAGAACCACCGAGTTCTTCAGCACATGTATTTGATTTCTGTTTGAAATTGGAAAAAGGGATAAAGAAATGATCGAGGGCAAAACACTTCTGATTATCACAGATTTTACTcagatattgtaaaaaaaaaaaaaaaaaggaaatgactTCGAGCTACGTAGGTATCAGTGCTAATATCTGATTCCTAATAATGCCCATGCATTTCTGTATCTCTGCATAAATGGGAAGGTTTGTTGAACAACATGGCTTCAAACTTGTAACTGCAGAATCCAGTACCACGGCTACGTCACTCGGTGGAAATTGTCTTTCTGTACATCTCtgcaatttgttttcttaagacAATTAGGGATTGTTCTCAACAACAATCAATCAATGAGAAAGACTATTTTTGTAGGAGAAAAGGAAAGTATATTACACATCCTAACAATACTTGCCTGAATCATTAGTAAAGTAGCTACACAGTGTGAAATAAGCTCTGTAGGGATTTGTACTTCATTTTGGGTGGACAAATTGTTAAACTTTGCATCAGGTGCATCGTTAATTGCCTCTGGATTTGCTGCACAGGAACTTAAATGATCCTGAGAAGCCAGAGTACCTTGAGCTGAAATTGCAGGGATAGAAGATCTAATGGCTGGCACACTTAAATCATCTGCTGAAAGCTTATTATTTACAAAATCTATGGCGTCCTCAATACTATCAATGCTGCTTCCTTCCTTCTTCAAGGATAACATTGCCTGAAATAGTTAAGGTCATAAAAGATGCAGTATAAACAGTTGACTACAATGCAGGGCTCGCCATCAAAGACATGCTAATAGCCCTAATTTTTCTTCCAGACAACTTATGAGCATAGAGTTCTAACTATATGGTCCCCTTAGAAAGAGAAATACAATTGGTGGAAGATTAATATTGGTCTATAAAATAGCAAAATTTGCTGACAGATGCAGGAGAATTGTTTCTCATACCTGCATAGCTGCATCAACCATTGTCTGGGCTTTCGTTCTTGAACTTTCAACAATTTCCACCACATGAGATCCAGATTCTTGAGTATCATCCGTAGAAGAATCGAAGGAGCTGCTATGGCATGCTGGCTCATCTATATTGGCTCCAGGCTTCAGCAACACATGAGGGATGTTCCCTTGGTATGTGTTACGTTCCCTCAAGCAAAAGAGAGCAGAAGAAACCTGCATGAAGAAAGACAAGCAATTGGTGCTTGCATGATAAAGGAAAGGAATTGAATCTGAAAATTGTCCATGTCTCATACCAGCTCATTGACCTCATTTAACTGTAGGAGTACTGCAGCATAGTGCTTTTTAAAAACTTCCGAATCCTTGAGAGAGTAATCTCCATGTTTTTGGCTTTCCAACACCTCATCATTCATGTGCTTCAACTCAGACACGACAGCCTCCTGCAGGTTTAAATATCCATAAGCTTTTTTTCAAACACCATTGTCATCAGAATCATTCAAAAGGTTTTCTATACGAGTGACAAGAGCAGATACCATgtgaaacataaataataaactttCTACATTAATGATTAACCGATGCAAAGCTAATTTAAATAGTACTCAAAGTACATGAAACGTGTAGTTATGCAAATAATGGTATATAACACTAAATATGAAATCGAGAGCCCATAAATGTAAAGAGATCATCACAAGTGATGCATCAATCCTTGATTTAGTAAACTAGTGAAATATATCAAAGTGAAAACATAAACAGTTTAGGCATAATTAGCAGTATGAAATACAACCTTTTTGTCAAGAGCTTGAGTTAATTCAGAAAGAGCATGGATATCAGCTTCCTTAGCTTGGATCTGTGCACAAAAAGAAGGCTGGGCACCAACAGTTTCACCTCCAATATTGACTTGTGTGTTAGAACCTAACAAACCCCCCTGGTAAAGACAATTCTTCTTCGATAAATGAATAATGATATAATATTTACACGAAATACTTGGCAACATCAATGGAACCATAAGGCTGTGGAGTTATTCACGGTTGATATAGCACAACTTCAATAAGGACGatccaattaaaaattcaatggaTACTATTTTAGTTCATCCATTACCTAAAAAAGATTAGGCAATGTTCTTGAATCTCATTAAATTGTACTCTGAGAACTTGGGTCATTAAACTAGTTGAAACATAAAATATCCCTACAAAGTGCCATATTAGATCCTAAATGTGTTTTAGCATCTGACATGAAAACTCTTAAGAACATCCATACGAGGCTTAGTTAAACATTTAAACCCCAAAGCATAAGTTACTACGTGAATAAAGTCATTGACAACATGACCCCACACTAAGTACTCTTAGGCAATTACTCAGAAATTTGACAGGACATACAAGAGGTGGCTTGTCTCAGTAGTGAACTGTGCCCTTCATGAATATAGagccaatataaaaaaaccacacTGCAGTTTAAATGCAAAAAGATCCTCCATTTTTCAGCAgaaaacagattttaattgCTTAGCACATCTAACATTTAGGAAGACTTCAAAACTGATCAAATGTGATAAGCATATGGCTGAATTTAAATTCCTAGGACTGCGCACCTTTGGCTGCTGTAATAAATCGCTACTAGGATAAGTCAATGGGGAAGTATGTGGAAGAGCACTGGCACCCTCCAGGTTCTCACATGgtgaaaatttgaattcttcCATCTTCTCTGCTGGTCGCACATTGATTTTGAGCTCATTTAAGTTCTTAATGTATCTATTCAAGGCAATATTGTGCCCAATCATAGATGCAGGCATGTTTTCCAATGGATTCAAAGGCATGCAATGGACATCCTGCAGTAAAAAAGAAGACTTGAAACAGGATAAATATACTGATTGAAGAGTGCTGAAATAAGATAAATTGGACTATTGGCTCTTGAATGCAAAACAAAGTGAACGGAGGGCATAAAAGATATTTGCAGCATGTCCTGAAGTCACAATCTATTTTTCCTTGAGACAGAAGTGGAAAGTATACTCACTTCATATGTTGGTAAAGTATATTCACTACATTTTCTAACACCTACTTACTGGAACAATTGTAAGCATCCAGAATACACAACCAGCTTGATATTCAGGTATCCAAGTCACTGACATGTGAAGGTGATGTTTCTAGTATAATAGGCGGTTGTGTAGAAGTGTATTAAAACTTAAATGCATCGGTGCTGTTCACTGCTGATGGTAAGCTATCTCCTTGCAGATTAAGACAGTGGAAGAAAACAGTTTTTAGAGTTCATTTGCCTTGCCTAATTTTTCTGTATTTTGCAATTAGATTCTTAGTTCGTgaattgcaaggaaaaaaagaaatattttaactttGGTAAGAAAAACAGATCCAATATCCTTAGTTTGTGAACTATCACTGCTAGTTACTTATATTTAGATCATATTCACCATAACTGCAAGATAAACTTACCACAATTTAGTTAACCAGGTGCAATGCAACAAACTATAAAGCACAAGCATACTGAAAgtcaatcatcaaatgaaaatgtcttattttcataaaacaacTCAATAAAGACAAATAACTTACCATGACAAATTCAACCCCTAGTTCAGGTCGGTCAAACTGAACACAGCAGCGACTATGATCAACAGTTAATATACTTCCATCATGAATCTCACTTGTCCTTGGATGAAGAGCAAGAATGCGTTGACCAACTGATAAAGGTCGGGCTAAATCAGTTGGTAGTCCATCCATAGTTCCAGCACGGAGTTCTGCATAATGTTCTCTAACAGATTCTCGATATTGGTAAagcttctctttctcttccttcAAAAATTGCTCTGAAAATCTTCGTGGTTTACCAAGGGAACTGCATTGATGAGATAATCCAAATCAAATTCTCTAGCTAAGACTTCAAGGATATGTCAAAGATAGCATCGAACACACATGCAAGATAAAATTGGAAGCCACAGACCTCCGAATGACACCCCATTCAACACGAGTTAGTCTTGGGATATGAGCCAATCCAACATGCTCCAGGTATTCAACAAATTCCCTTTTAGCAAACCATGGATAATCTATTGCACTATTGAACCATTCAAAAACACACCATCTTCGGACTAGATACCGGGAAAGGCAATTAGAAAGCTTTCCCTGCAATTATGAAATATACATATGAAAAAGATAACTAGATATTCAGGAAGTTAACTCATGGATATGTAAATAATTAGCACATATCTAACCTTAAGACTAGGAACTCTGTCCTGGAATGAAGGAATGACAGTATTAGATTGGCTATTTACAATATTCTCTGAAGACTTGGAATCTTTCTCGACCAAGAGCTTCGGAGTGTTTAGCTTACGGCTACTCCTCACTTTAGTAGGCATGTTGAATTGGTTGGCAGATAAAACCCGGATGGTAGTTGGAGCAAAATCATTCAATTCCCTTCCATGATTATTACTAGAAGAAGTACGTTCTGCAGGTTTCATCAATTTCCCTTCTTTAAAGCATGGGGCATCCTGCGAGCATTTTCCTTTACTCACAAAGTTATCATCATCTTTTGTAATCTACATCGAGCACAGAGATATAAGAATAACATCATTTAATAGGTCCTAGAAATAAAAGTTTCTATGTAGAAAGCACATTGATAGTGAACTTAAGTGACATTGGGCAGATGCGTCAAAATGCAGACTAATATAATAGAGGATCAATACTATGGATGAACGATGATGTAGAACAATTATCCTAAGAGTTTATAGACTAGATTGACAAGGTCAAGCCTGAAAAAAAGTCTGCAAAGAAACCCAAAAGCATCTAATATGATGCCtaaagttattgtttttctattttaattatttttctagttaattttggattttaattatttgtttcctaTTAACTtaggaattttaatttaattagtattttactatttagtaATCCTAATGCTATATGAATtctattaattagataaaatttaattaagaatcatTTTTTGTAAAGGATTTTAGgactaatataaatagagatgtctaatttattttatggagaTTTAGATTATGATTCAGATTTGATAAAGATATTAGACAATTTTCTCTAGATTTCTCTACAGTTAGATTGTAACCTTAAGGCTTGAGAACCTTAATTTTATCTTCACTATACGCTATGTCAGGTGACATTAGAGTGGGTCAGCATTCGGATTAATGGCAAACCGAGAAGAGAATTGTGGAGCACAACCGTATCTTTGTGACGGTGATTAAGGGATGAAGGCTATTTGGGATTAGTTAGATTGTCATTCAGAAGCGATTTGGTGACATCAACACCAGATTTAATGACCTTACAATCAGGCTTGAGGCAATATGGTTGCTTGCAAACAAGAATTGAGGAAGAAAAAAGGCACGCGTCAGGGATGACGCCTGCAACCAACCTATCCCTAAATCAGCTTGTGCAAATCCTTGTGGTCAATATGAATACGGATATTCATCTGATGAAGATCGAGGTAAGGTTGCTAGAAATAATAGGTATTATCAAgacttttgtataattttttttttgtggtgatTTAGGAGTTATTTGATTGGTTAGCTGAGTGTGATTGATTTTATGAGTATAAGTGAATTTCATATTCGAGAAATGGTAAAAACTGTTGGGTTTAAATTGAAGCACATGGCCTTAGTTTGGTGGGATAAGCTATTGGAGGCGAGAGGGTAAAAGACCTATTGAAACTTGGGAGCGGATGAAGCAATTATTGAGAGGTAGATTTTTGCCCCTTGATTATGATCAACTTCTGTTCCATAAGTATCAGAGGTATTCCCAAAGTTCCTAAACTGTGCATGAATATACAACGAAATTTTTACACCAAGCTGAGCGAAATAATTTGCGTGAAACTGATGGGCAATGGGTTGCTAGATATGTAAAAGGATTGAAACCTGCCATTAGAGATAGAATCGAGCTTTAGATGCTGCTAAATGTTATTGATGCACGAAATATGGCTTTTAAGGGCAAAGATGTTGATGTAGGATAGAACCAATACGAGATTTGATCATCAAATTAGGGTTCCTACCATAGAGCCTTGATTTACACCTGTTGAGAAGAGTAAACTGCCATAGACAATCAATCCATCCAAGCAAGCTACTGTTAGCTCTGACTGATAAGAATAGGCCCCAAACAATTTCTGACAAGGATAACCAGAAGAGATATAATCCTTATGCCAAGCCGCCTTCAATAAAGTGTTATAGATGCGATCTAAAAAGGCATAGATCCATTGTATCTCCTCAGAGGAGGCTTGTGAGCGTGATTGAACATGAGGATGAAAAGTgtacaaaatatacaaaattgtATCCAAAGGAGTGTTGTGAATTTGATGGTGAGAGTGAGTATGTTAGTCAGACGTATATGGTGAGACGATTATTAGGGACACCAAAAGTTGATGAGACATGACATCACAAGCTTTTTCATACCGGGTGCACGGTAAACCAACAAATTTTTTACCTTATTACTAATAGCGGTAGCTGCAAGAATATTATTGGTAGAGAAACCGTTGTTAAATTGGGTTTGAATATGGAGAAACATGATGAACCTTAAACATTAGGTTAGATTAAAGAGGCACCAAAAGTAACAacaattgaaagattaaaagttCTTTTTTTCATAGGCAAGTATAGGGATGAAGTTTATTGTGATGTAATTGACATAAATACTTGTAACTTGTTGTTTGGTAGGCTATGACAATATGAAGTAAATACATGGCATGGGGGGCGAGAAAACATCTATAGATTTGCTAAGgataatgttaattttattttgatgcctCTAAAGGGGAATTCCCAACCAAAAGCTCGGAAGGCTGGAGGAAAAGGATTCCTTACTATTACCCAATCTTTGTTAGAAATTAAGAGAGATTTAAAGGAGATGAAGAAGTACATGCTTTAATTGTGAAGTCCATGTTGTCCGAAGAAACTGATAAGGCAATAGAGGTACCTGAAGCTATTCTCTATTGCAGGAGTTTTAGGAAATTAT includes:
- the LOC7475371 gene encoding protein ALWAYS EARLY 3 isoform X2, which produces MAPSRKRSVNKRYSNIDEVSPNKNAAEIANKSRPRKRKLSKMLGPQWGKEELEQFYKAYRKHGKDWEKVAAVVRNRSVGMVEALYTMNKAYLSLPKGFASGAGLIAMMTDHYSNLGESDSELESNGGTGPSQKPQKRARVTKGSEAPPVLDLLQSQPAASNYGCLSLLKKRRSGSKPWAVGKRTPRVPVTYSHDKDNEKYVSPIWQGMKVKADAVDDDVAHEIALALTEASQRGGSPQVSQTPKRKTKTPSPAQHDELMHPESEMMSAKLRGSEMDEVGCELSLGSTDAYGGDYARDRIFWKGRRYHGRRSLEVEENLDNHLDDVREACSGTEEGQKLEAVEEKFEMEVAYSKLVRSSKGSRKRSKKVLFGEVEDTDFDALEALADLSLRLPETSVDTGLSALVEEEKTGIVAKSKLKGNRSSPGVKPISFKNTKHGKVFTHNVTSIPEVKEAPYQISPVMRKRRQKPSPSKITKDDDNFVSKGKCSQDAPCFKEGKLMKPAERTSSSNNHGRELNDFAPTTIRVLSANQFNMPTKVRSSRKLNTPKLLVEKDSKSSENIVNSQSNTVIPSFQDRVPSLKGKLSNCLSRYLVRRWCVFEWFNSAIDYPWFAKREFVEYLEHVGLAHIPRLTRVEWGVIRSSLGKPRRFSEQFLKEEKEKLYQYRESVREHYAELRAGTMDGLPTDLARPLSVGQRILALHPRTSEIHDGSILTVDHSRCCVQFDRPELGVEFVMDVHCMPLNPLENMPASMIGHNIALNRYIKNLNELKINVRPAEKMEEFKFSPCENLEGASALPHTSPLTYPSSDLLQQPKGGLLGSNTQVNIGGETVGAQPSFCAQIQAKEADIHALSELTQALDKKEAVVSELKHMNDEVLESQKHGDYSLKDSEVFKKHYAAVLLQLNEVNELVSSALFCLRERNTYQGNIPHVLLKPGANIDEPACHSSSFDSSTDDTQESGSHVVEIVESSRTKAQTMVDAAMQAMLSLKKEGSSIDSIEDAIDFVNNKLSADDLSVPAIRSSIPAISAQGTLASQDHLSSCAANPEAINDAPDAKFNNLSTQNEVQIPTELISHCVATLLMIQRCTERQFPPSDVAVVLDSAVTSLKPCCSTNLPIYAEIQKCMGIIRNQILALIPT